A portion of the Intestinibacillus sp. Marseille-P6563 genome contains these proteins:
- a CDS encoding cysteine desulfurase family protein, protein MHYLDNSATSRVLPEAARAAMDAMAEGFGNPSSQHRLGIEAARLLKDSREAVASALNAQPNEITFTSGGTESINTAIFGAAFKNRHLGKHIVSTAIEHAATRNALKRLEDEGFTVTYLQPDASGHVTAEDFAAALRDDTILASVMLVNNEVGTLLPVIEMGRQLMRRCPKALFHVDAVQGLFRVPLTPKKWNCHLMSISGHKIGAPKGIGALYIQKGVNLRPYLVGGGQESGMRSGTEPMPGIAALAAACRVRQERMGEDVRRVAQLRQYLHNRVSEELPWAVWNGLSDVPHVANLSLPGCKSEVMLRVLEGDEVYVSAGSACAKGKESTVLKAMGLDKARIDSAMRISFAPFNTKEDVDALIEGLKKGAAMLRR, encoded by the coding sequence ATGCATTATTTGGATAATTCGGCCACATCCCGCGTGCTGCCCGAAGCGGCGCGCGCTGCGATGGACGCCATGGCGGAGGGGTTCGGCAATCCGTCGAGCCAGCACCGGCTGGGCATCGAAGCAGCCCGTCTGCTCAAGGACAGCCGGGAGGCGGTCGCCTCTGCTTTAAACGCCCAGCCGAATGAGATCACCTTCACTTCGGGCGGCACCGAGTCGATCAATACCGCCATCTTTGGCGCGGCCTTTAAAAACCGCCATTTGGGCAAGCATATCGTTTCGACGGCCATTGAGCATGCGGCGACCCGCAATGCACTCAAACGCCTGGAGGACGAAGGATTTACGGTCACGTACCTTCAGCCGGATGCAAGCGGCCATGTGACCGCCGAGGATTTTGCCGCCGCGCTGCGGGACGATACCATTCTGGCCAGCGTGATGCTGGTCAACAACGAGGTCGGCACCCTGCTGCCGGTCATCGAAATGGGGCGGCAGCTTATGCGGCGCTGTCCGAAAGCGTTGTTCCATGTGGATGCTGTGCAGGGGCTGTTCCGTGTGCCGCTGACCCCGAAAAAGTGGAACTGCCATCTGATGAGCATCAGCGGTCATAAGATCGGCGCGCCCAAGGGCATTGGGGCGCTGTACATCCAAAAGGGCGTCAATCTGCGGCCCTATCTGGTCGGCGGCGGACAGGAAAGCGGCATGCGTTCGGGCACTGAGCCCATGCCGGGTATCGCGGCGCTGGCAGCTGCTTGCCGGGTCCGGCAGGAGCGCATGGGCGAGGATGTCCGACGGGTGGCACAGCTGCGGCAATATCTGCACAACCGGGTTTCGGAAGAACTGCCGTGGGCGGTCTGGAACGGGCTGAGCGATGTGCCGCATGTGGCGAATCTATCGCTGCCCGGCTGCAAAAGCGAAGTGATGCTGCGGGTGCTGGAAGGCGACGAGGTCTATGTATCGGCCGGGTCGGCCTGCGCCAAGGGCAAGGAAAGCACGGTGCTCAAGGCCATGGGGCTGGATAAGGCGCGCATTGACAGCGCGATGCGCATTTCCTTTGCACCGTTTAACACCAAGGAAGATGTCGATGCCCTCATCGAAGGGCTGAAAAAAGGCGCGGCCATGCTGCGGCGCTAA
- a CDS encoding competence/damage-inducible protein A has translation MNAELIAVGTEILLGEIVNTDAQVISQGLSELGINVYYQTVVGDNPERLERAVREAKDRADIIITTGGLGPTLDDLTKETLAKVFGKKMVLHQPSLDSIREFFQKIGREMTPNNEKQAWLPEGCTVFDNPWGTAPGCGFEADGKHVLMLPGPPRECKPMWEQCAKPYLYPLAGGCIVSHSVRVFGLGESAMEDRLHDLMATMTNPTIAPYAKVSECFARVTAKADTTEEAEKLLEPVVAQVVDMLGADVYGVDVDSLEQVVGDELRKRGLTLSVAESCTGGLLSKRITDLPGASDYYKGGVCSYSNEVKMKLLGVKKETLDAYGAVSSQTAEEMAAGVARALDTDIGVGITGIAGPGGATEDKPVGLVYISVYVQGELLTKKTTNALGRDRVRNQAASTALDMIRRKLQGVS, from the coding sequence ATGAATGCAGAACTGATCGCTGTGGGCACCGAGATCCTGCTGGGCGAGATTGTCAATACCGACGCGCAGGTCATTTCCCAGGGACTGAGTGAACTGGGCATCAATGTGTATTACCAGACGGTCGTGGGGGATAATCCTGAGCGGCTGGAGCGCGCAGTGCGCGAAGCCAAGGACCGGGCGGACATCATCATCACTACCGGAGGCCTGGGGCCCACGCTCGACGACCTGACCAAGGAAACGCTGGCCAAGGTATTCGGTAAAAAGATGGTGCTCCACCAGCCGTCGCTGGACAGCATTCGCGAATTTTTCCAGAAGATTGGCCGCGAAATGACGCCCAACAACGAAAAGCAGGCTTGGCTGCCCGAAGGCTGCACGGTGTTTGACAACCCCTGGGGAACGGCGCCCGGCTGCGGCTTCGAAGCAGATGGCAAGCATGTGCTCATGCTGCCCGGCCCGCCGCGCGAGTGCAAACCCATGTGGGAACAGTGCGCCAAGCCCTATCTGTATCCGCTCGCGGGCGGCTGCATTGTTTCGCACAGTGTGCGGGTGTTTGGTCTGGGCGAAAGCGCGATGGAGGATCGTCTGCATGATTTGATGGCCACCATGACCAATCCGACGATTGCGCCTTATGCCAAGGTGTCCGAGTGCTTCGCGCGCGTCACAGCCAAGGCGGACACAACCGAAGAAGCCGAAAAGCTGCTCGAACCAGTGGTCGCTCAAGTAGTTGATATGCTGGGTGCCGATGTGTATGGGGTCGATGTCGATTCGCTCGAACAGGTCGTTGGCGACGAACTGCGCAAACGGGGGCTGACTCTATCGGTCGCCGAGAGCTGCACCGGCGGTCTGCTGAGCAAGCGCATCACCGACCTGCCCGGCGCGTCCGATTATTATAAGGGCGGCGTGTGCTCATATTCCAATGAAGTCAAGATGAAGCTACTCGGCGTTAAGAAGGAAACCCTGGACGCCTATGGTGCGGTGTCCTCGCAGACGGCCGAGGAGATGGCCGCAGGCGTGGCCCGTGCGCTGGATACCGATATTGGGGTCGGCATCACCGGCATCGCGGGACCGGGCGGCGCGACCGAGGACAAACCGGTCGGCCTGGTTTATATCAGTGTTTATGTGCAGGGCGAACTGCTGACGAAAAAAACCACCAATGCGCTGGGTCGTGACCGCGTGCGCAATCAGGCGGCCTCGACAGCGCTGGATATGATCCGTCGGAAATTACAGGGCGTTTCCTAA
- the thiI gene encoding tRNA uracil 4-sulfurtransferase ThiI translates to MKEVLLLKCGEIVLKGLNRKTFEDKLVGNIKRRLKHVTPCEVSMRQSVIYVWGADEGDADAAMEAVRKIFGVALICRAAVCDKTLEAMQETAETYLADRIADAKSFKVETKRGDKRFPMTSIQVSQHIGGELADKYRHMKPDMHTPELTIHFEIRDTHAFVHAGPEPGAGGMPVGTNGRAAMLLSGGIDSPVAGYMMAKRGLELVAIHFFSYPYTSERAKEKVIELAEIMTAYTGRMPLLVVPFTKIQEAIRDNCHEELFTLIMRRFMMRIAERLAKQNDCGGLITGESLGQVASQTMPAMAVTGAVCELPVFRPVIGMDKEEIVQIARKIGTFETSILPYEDCCTVFTPKHPNTKPKMPKILDAESHLDVEALVEEAVNGTEAIYPGRKK, encoded by the coding sequence ATGAAAGAAGTATTGCTTTTAAAGTGCGGCGAGATCGTCCTCAAGGGACTCAACCGCAAGACATTCGAAGATAAGCTGGTGGGAAACATCAAGCGCCGCCTCAAGCATGTGACGCCCTGCGAGGTGAGCATGCGCCAGTCGGTCATTTATGTGTGGGGTGCCGACGAAGGCGACGCCGATGCCGCCATGGAAGCGGTACGCAAGATTTTTGGCGTGGCGCTCATCTGTCGGGCGGCGGTGTGCGACAAGACGCTGGAAGCCATGCAGGAGACGGCCGAAACCTATCTGGCCGACCGCATTGCGGATGCCAAGTCGTTTAAGGTGGAGACCAAGCGCGGCGACAAGCGGTTCCCGATGACCTCTATCCAGGTGTCGCAGCACATCGGCGGCGAACTGGCGGACAAGTACCGTCACATGAAGCCGGATATGCACACCCCTGAACTGACCATCCATTTTGAAATCCGCGACACGCACGCCTTTGTGCATGCCGGACCGGAACCGGGTGCTGGCGGCATGCCAGTGGGCACCAATGGCCGGGCGGCCATGCTGCTGTCGGGCGGCATCGATTCGCCGGTCGCGGGCTACATGATGGCCAAACGCGGTCTGGAACTGGTCGCTATCCATTTCTTCAGCTATCCGTATACCTCCGAGCGGGCCAAGGAAAAGGTCATCGAACTGGCCGAGATCATGACCGCTTACACCGGCCGTATGCCGCTGCTGGTCGTGCCCTTTACCAAGATTCAGGAAGCCATCCGCGACAACTGCCATGAAGAGCTCTTTACACTCATCATGCGGCGGTTTATGATGCGCATTGCTGAGCGATTGGCCAAGCAGAACGACTGTGGCGGCCTGATTACCGGCGAAAGCCTGGGGCAGGTGGCCAGCCAGACCATGCCGGCCATGGCGGTGACCGGTGCGGTCTGTGAACTGCCGGTGTTCCGGCCGGTCATCGGCATGGATAAGGAAGAAATCGTGCAGATCGCCCGCAAGATTGGCACCTTTGAAACCTCGATTCTGCCGTATGAAGACTGCTGCACGGTCTTTACGCCCAAGCATCCGAACACCAAACCCAAGATGCCCAAGATTTTGGATGCAGAATCCCATTTGGATGTGGAAGCGCTGGTCGAAGAAGCGGTAAACGGCACCGAAGCCATCTATCCGGGCCGGAAAAAGTGA